The following coding sequences lie in one Musa acuminata AAA Group cultivar baxijiao chromosome BXJ1-8, Cavendish_Baxijiao_AAA, whole genome shotgun sequence genomic window:
- the LOC135588400 gene encoding probable starch synthase 4, chloroplastic/amyloplastic isoform X3: MASVASSLVLGRGFSCAKTPTRPPIACLRLSRAVSCKMRNRHLSSQQKRQQFKRAPTELLSLNMNAQSHDNIGCEPEEASSAGVSHSSQITIPSNDAESDSNSETDVAVSSSEETNMVIENNDEQEHPSIHLEDLIATIRNAEKIEELDKILSEKEALQAEINNLEMKLAETDARIKVAAQEKINAELLENQLEKLKTEISSRNSIEEGKHGTLELNDLRKENALLKDDIQMLKLKLADVSKTEERLPLLEKRHSLLEASLMELQSQLSNAQDDVSRLASLRYECKALLDKVENLQALFNDASRVMDQPTLGLQQYHELQKKVDKIEALVTEATVSKFPSENFHHYDETLREKIELLEKQLWESDQEIHSQIQLFQESVREFHDALERLKEEIEKRSQELSLENLPQEFWSRLLLIIDGWLLEKKISVNDAKLLREMTWKKDAQIRDAYLASRSKSEHEKLATFLKLTYSRTSPGMHIIHIAAEMAPVAKVGGLGDVISGLGKALQRKGHVVEIVLPKYDCMQYDLITDMKALDVVVESYFDGQLFRNKIWVGIIEGLPVYFIEPHHPAKFFWRGKYYGEYDDFKRFSFFSRAAVELLYQAGKKPDIIHCHDWQTAFVAPLYWDIYAAKGFNSARICFTCHNFEYQGTAPASELASCGLDVHQLNRPDRMRDHSADDKVNTVKGAIVFSNIVTTVSPTYSQEVRTVEGGRGLHETLKSHSKKFIGILNGIDTDAWNPSTDNYISVHYSADDLQGKAENKDAIRKCLKLSRSEGSQPLVGCITRLVPQKGVHLIRHAIYCALELGGQFVLLGSSPVPHIQREFEDIANHFQSHSHVRLLLKYDDALSHLIYAASDMFIIPSMFEPCGLTQMIAMRYGSVPIVRKTGGLNDSVFDVDDNTIPEQYQNGFTFVAPDEQGLSSAMERAFQHYIRSPESWQQLVQKDMRLDFSWDSSASQYEELYERSVARARAAARV; the protein is encoded by the exons TTCCCAGCAAAAGAGACAGCAATTTAAAAGGGCTCCTACAGAGCTGCTGTCACTAAATATGAATGCTCAATCCCATGACAATATCGGTTGTGAACCTGAAGAAGCTAGCTCTGCTGGTGTATCACATTCAAGCCAAATAACCATACCAAGCAATGATGCTGAGTCTGATAGTAACAGCGAGACGGATGTAGCAGTATCATCTTCTGAAGAAACTAATATGGTG ATTGAGAATAATGATGAACAAGAGCATCCAAGCATTCATCTAGAGGACTTGATAGCCACGATCAGGAATGCTGAGAAAA TTGAAGAACTCGACAAAATTCTTTCTGAAAAGGAGGCTTTGCAAGCTGAAATAAACAATCTAGAGATGAAGTTGGCAGAAACAGATGCACGAATTAAAGTTGCAGCTCAAGAAAAGATAAATGCAGAACTCCTCGAAAATCAGCTTgagaaattgaagactgaaatatCTTCAAGGAATTCTATCGAGGAAGGAAAGCATGGTACACTGGAGCTTAATGACCTGAGGAAAGAAAATGCGTTGCTAAAGGATGATATACAGATGCTTAAGTTGAAACTGGCTGATGTTAGTAAAACAGAGGAGCGTTTACCTTTGCTGGAGAAAAGACATTCCTTGTTGGAGGCTTCCCTTATGGAGTTGCAATCTCAACTGTCAAATGCTCAGGATGATGTTTCAAGACTTGCTTCTCTGCGATATGAATGCAAAGCTTTGTTGGACAAGGTAGAAAATTTGCAAGCATTGTTTAATGATGCAAGCAGAGTGATGGACCAGCCTACTTTAGGTTTACAACAATATCATGAGCTGCAGAAGAAGGTTGACAAGATAGAAGCATTAGTGACAGAAGCAACTGTGTCAAAGTTTCCATCTGAAAATTTTCACCATTATGATGAGACTTTGCGAGAGAAAATTGAACTGTTGGAGAAGCAATTGTGGGAGTCTGACCAGGAAATACATTCTCAAATTCAGTTGTTTCAAGAATCAGTTAGAGAATTTCATGATGCACTGGAAAGATTAAAAGAAGAAATCGAGAAAAGATCTCAAGAACTTTCTTTGGAAAATCTGCCCCAGGAATTCTGGAGCCGCTTGCTGCTTATAATTGATGGTTGGTTGCTTGAGAAGAAAATATCAGTCAATGATGCTAAGTTGTTGAGAGAAATGACATGGAAGAAGGATGCTCAGATTCGTGATGCATATTTAGCAAGCAGAAGCAAGAGTGAGCATGAAAAGTTGGCTACATTCCTTAAGTTGACTTACTCTCGTACAAG TCCAGGAATGCACATAATCCATATTGCAGCAGAAATGGCCCCTGTTGCAAAG GTCGGTGGTTTAGGGGATGTTATATCAGGTCTTGGTAAAGCACTACAGAGGAAGGGACACGTGGTGGAAATTGTCCTGCCAAAATATGACTGCATGCAGTATGATCTTATCACTGATATGAAG GCACTGGATGTTGTAGTAGAATCTTATTTTGATGGACAACTCTTCAGGAACAAAATTTGGGTTGGGATTATTGAAG GTCTTCCTGTCTATTTTATAGAACCTCATCATCCAGCTAAGTTCTTTTGGAGAGGAAAATACTATGGAGAGTATGATGACTTCAAGCGTTTCTCATTCTTTAGCCGTGCAGCTGTTGAATTGCTCTATCAAGCTGGGAAAAAACCTGACATAATCCATTGTCATGACTGGCAGACAGCCTTTGTT GCACCACTTTATTGGGATATATATGCTGCCAAGGGTTTTAATTCAGCTAGAATTTGTTTCACCTGCCACAACTTCGAGTATCAAGGAACAGCACCTGCTTCGGAATTGGCGTCCTGTGGACTTGATGTCCACCAGCTAAACAGACCTGACAGGATGCGGGACCACTCAGCAGATGACAAAGTCAATACTGTCAAG GGTGCAATTGTGTTCTCTAACATTGTTACCACTGTATCGCCAACTTATTCTCAAGAGGTCCGCACTGTAGAG GGTGGTCGGGGCCTCCATGAAACATTAAAATCTCATTCTAAGAAATTTATTGGGATTCTTAATGGCATTGATACAGATGCATGGAATCCTTCCACAGATAACTATATCAGTGTCCACTACAGTGCTGATGATCTTCAGGGAAAAGCAGAGAACAAAGATGCTATAAGGAAGTGTCTTAAGCTTTCCCGTTCTGAGGGTTCTCAACCACTG GTTGGTTGTATTACACGGCTCGTACCACAGAAAGGTGTCCATCTTATCAGACATGCAATATACTGTGCGCTTGAGTTAGGAGGACAGTTTGTGCTTCTTGGTTCAAGTCCAGTGCCCCACATTCAA CGGGAGTTTGAGGACATTGCAAACCATTTCCAGAGCCACTCTCACGTCCGGTTGCTTTTGAAATATGATGATGCTCTTTCACACTTGATTTATGCAGCATCTGACATGTTTATTATTCCATCAATGTTTGAGCCTTGTGGCCTAACTCAG ATGATTGCTATGAGATATGGTTCTGTTCCAATTGTAAGAAAAACTGGCGGGCTGAATGATAG TGTTTTTGATGTTGATGATAATACGATACCAGAACAATACCAAAATGGATTCACATTTGTCGCACCTGATGAGCAG GGCCTAAGCAGTGCCATGGAACGGGCATTTCAGCACTACATCAGAAGCCCTGAGAGCTGGCAACAACTTGTTCAGAAGGACATGAGACTGGATTTCAGTTGGGATTCTTCAGCATCACAATACGAAGAGTTATACGAAAGATCTGTGGCTAGAGCAAGGGCAGCAGCTCGAGTGTAA